In a genomic window of Bacteroidales bacterium:
- the gdhA gene encoding NADP-specific glutamate dehydrogenase: MSNPVHDQMVKEFMAKVIARNQGEREFHQAVEEVVSSLMPFIEENPKYREAKILERMVEPERVILFRVPWVDDKGEIQINKGYRIEMNSAIGPYKGGLRFHPTVNLGILKFLAFEQVFKNSLTTLPMGGGKGGSDFDPKGKSDNEVMRFCQSFMSELFRHIGPDTDVPAGDIGVGGREIGFLFGQYKRLRNEFTGVLTGKGLEWGGSLIRPEATGYGQVYFAEEMLKTRGESLKGKLCIVSGSGNVAQYAVEKATQLGAKVLTMSDSNGFIYDKNGIDAEKLAYIKQLKNVKRGRIKEYADKFGAEYVEGQRPWGIKCDVALPSATQNEINGDDARTLIRNGCFVVCEGANMPSAPEAIEVFLESRILYGPGKAANAGGVSTSGLEMSQNSMRLSWTREEVDQRLHRIMVDIHKTCEKWGRESDTYINYFKGANIGGFVKVADAMLAQGIV, from the coding sequence ATGTCAAATCCAGTTCATGACCAGATGGTCAAAGAGTTTATGGCAAAGGTCATTGCCAGAAATCAGGGTGAGCGGGAGTTCCACCAGGCGGTGGAAGAAGTGGTATCATCACTTATGCCGTTCATTGAAGAGAATCCGAAATACCGGGAGGCCAAGATCCTCGAGCGCATGGTTGAACCCGAAAGGGTCATTCTTTTCCGTGTACCATGGGTTGATGACAAGGGAGAGATCCAAATCAACAAAGGGTACCGTATCGAGATGAACAGCGCCATCGGGCCGTACAAGGGTGGCCTGCGGTTTCACCCGACGGTCAACCTGGGTATCTTGAAATTCCTGGCTTTTGAGCAGGTATTCAAGAACAGCCTGACCACCCTGCCGATGGGTGGCGGCAAGGGAGGATCTGATTTTGATCCCAAGGGCAAATCCGACAATGAGGTGATGCGCTTCTGCCAGAGTTTCATGTCAGAGCTTTTCAGGCATATCGGGCCCGACACCGACGTACCAGCCGGTGATATTGGTGTGGGGGGCCGCGAGATCGGATTCCTTTTCGGGCAGTATAAGAGGCTCCGGAATGAGTTTACCGGTGTTTTGACCGGCAAGGGATTGGAATGGGGCGGCAGCCTGATACGCCCGGAAGCAACCGGTTACGGACAGGTCTACTTTGCGGAGGAGATGCTGAAGACCCGCGGCGAATCCTTGAAAGGTAAACTTTGTATCGTTTCGGGTTCCGGTAACGTGGCCCAGTATGCGGTCGAAAAAGCCACACAGCTTGGAGCAAAGGTCTTGACCATGTCCGACTCCAATGGTTTCATCTATGACAAGAATGGCATCGATGCGGAAAAGCTGGCGTACATCAAACAGCTGAAGAATGTGAAACGGGGAAGGATCAAGGAATATGCCGACAAGTTTGGTGCTGAATACGTTGAAGGTCAGCGCCCCTGGGGTATCAAATGCGATGTGGCTCTTCCTTCCGCCACACAGAACGAAATCAACGGCGATGACGCCCGAACACTGATCAGGAACGGCTGTTTTGTGGTTTGTGAAGGAGCCAACATGCCATCCGCTCCGGAAGCCATCGAAGTGTTTTTGGAGTCCAGAATTCTTTATGGCCCCGGAAAAGCAGCCAATGCAGGGGGTGTTTCGACTTCAGGCCTTGAAATGTCACAGAATTCCATGCGGCTTTCCTGGACGCGCGAGGAAGTTGACCAGCGCCTCCACCGGATCATGGTCGATATCCATAAGACCTGCGAAAAATGGGGCAGGGAATCCGATACATACATTAACTATTTCAAAGGTGCCAACATCGGCGGCTTTGTCAAAGTGGCCGATGCCATGCTCGCCCAGGGAATCGTCTGA
- a CDS encoding DUF4340 domain-containing protein, with translation MKKNLIYGILIVILAIVAILLIVSSSRTTTRQKAASFAISDTASVTRIFLSDKENRNVLLERQPNGGWKLNGKYKAQKESVDLLLKTMLNLAVLEPVSEAAHNTVVRLLSANSVKVEIYQWVPRIMLFKKIRLLMHEKKVRTYYVGHVTQSNIGTYMLMEGSKTPFIVYMPGFRGFVQSRYRTIENDWRDHSIFAVPLKDIASVTVEFPAKPINSFRVVREGDLSLRLYGEHSREEIRSFDTIRALDFLTSFMNIRFEALVNDMNPQRKDTVFSVPPLHILTVTLNDGSQQVVKTYRKPGMPGEIDLEGNPVIFDRDRLYAVFNEGNDTALIQFFVFDRITRPLPYYLNK, from the coding sequence ATGAAAAAAAACCTCATTTACGGCATCCTGATCGTTATTCTGGCGATCGTCGCCATTTTGCTGATTGTTTCCAGCTCAAGAACGACCACCCGCCAGAAGGCAGCATCGTTTGCCATCAGCGACACGGCATCGGTCACCAGGATCTTTCTTTCGGATAAAGAAAACCGGAATGTTTTACTGGAACGCCAGCCGAACGGAGGGTGGAAACTTAACGGGAAGTACAAGGCACAAAAGGAGAGTGTGGATCTTTTGCTAAAGACCATGCTTAACCTGGCTGTTCTTGAGCCGGTTTCCGAGGCTGCACATAACACGGTGGTGCGTCTGTTGTCGGCGAATTCCGTGAAGGTTGAGATTTACCAATGGGTGCCACGCATAATGCTTTTCAAGAAGATTCGGCTTTTGATGCATGAAAAAAAAGTCAGGACCTATTACGTGGGGCACGTCACCCAGAGTAACATTGGCACGTATATGCTGATGGAGGGTTCAAAGACGCCCTTCATTGTTTACATGCCCGGCTTCAGGGGATTTGTTCAATCGCGCTACAGAACCATTGAAAATGATTGGAGGGATCATTCCATCTTTGCTGTTCCCCTAAAGGATATTGCCTCGGTCACGGTTGAATTTCCGGCGAAGCCTATAAATTCATTCAGGGTGGTCAGGGAAGGCGACCTTTCTCTCCGGCTCTACGGTGAGCACTCCCGGGAAGAGATCCGGTCATTTGATACGATACGGGCGCTTGATTTCCTGACCTCTTTCATGAATATCCGTTTCGAGGCCCTGGTCAATGATATGAATCCCCAGCGGAAAGATACGGTCTTCTCCGTCCCGCCCCTGCACATTCTGACTGTCACGTTAAACGATGGAAGCCAGCAGGTCGTAAAAACCTACCGGAAGCCCGGAATGCCCGGGGAGATTGACCTGGAAGGCAATCCGGTCATATTTGACCGCGACAGGCTTTATGCTGTGTTCAACGAGGGTAATGACACGGCGCTGATCCAGTTCTTTGTCTTTGACCGCATCACCCGTCCGCTACCGTATTATCTGAATAAGTAA